The Mytilus galloprovincialis chromosome 7, xbMytGall1.hap1.1, whole genome shotgun sequence genome has a window encoding:
- the LOC143083334 gene encoding uncharacterized protein LOC143083334, whose protein sequence is MMEVERYDLEDEIQTIPENGGTTLADSKTSTTDVSFEEEILSTTNSLVIECGSIRVDSLKGTSLVPVIISTKYIEFKLQIEGENSVHCIKLQSDDILQCLYGQTYGVIFIVTNIEAGIKIKNVLGMKKNIKGKKSYLDPGCSVGQGLFVTFFIAYSCNLQIEQLKNVLQCYKNFANEEFLIELDEQSQHKILLETSPNTGQEKKELVILKALTRAASTDFNNNFVSGEATQTAVEMYKFKPEGEIKSFYVPVWGPGGHVDKRWHQAIEWCSDCGPCPGKCVGYLSVIIILFWIFLLQKS, encoded by the exons ATGATGGAAGTTGAAAGATATGACCTTGAAGATGAGATACAGACAATACCTGAAAATGGCGGCACAACTTTGGCAGACAGTAAGACAAGCACTACTGATGTCTCATTTGAGGAAGAAATATTATCTACAACTAACTCTCTAGTAATTGAATGTGGTAGTATAAGAGTTGACAGCCTGAAAGGAACATCTTTGGTACCAGTAATTATTTCGACCAAGTATATTGAATTTAAACTTCAGATAGAAG GTGAGAACAGTGTACATTGCATAAAGTTACAGTCAGACGATATATTACAGTGTCTCTATGGACAGACATATGGTGTCATATTTATAGTAACAAACATTGAAGCTGGAATTAAAATTAAGAATGTCCTTGGCatgaagaaaaatattaaagGAAAAAAGTCATACTTAGACCCTGGTTGTTCAG ttgGCCAAGgtttatttgtgactttttttatTGCCTATTCTTGCAATCTTCAAATAGAACAGTTAAAAAATGTGTTACAATGCTACAAGAATTTTGCTAATGAAGAATTTTTGATAGAACTTGATGAACAATCACAACATAAAATTTTACTTGAGACATCGCCAAATACTGGTCAAGAAAAGAAAGAATTAGTGATTTTAAAGGCATTAACAAGAGCAGCCTCTACAGACTTCAACAACAATTTTGTCTCAGGGGAAGCAACTCAAACAGCAGTTGAGATGTACAAGTTTAAACCAGAGGG TGAAATAAAGTCTTTCTATGTACCAGTTTGGGGACCTGGCGGTCATGTTGATAAAAGATGGCATCAAGCTATTGAATGGTGTTCAGACTGTGGACCTTGTCCAGGAAAATGTGTTGGTTATCTTTCTGTGATAATTATATTGTTCTGGATTTTCCTTCTGCAAAagtcataa